The following are encoded together in the Hoplias malabaricus isolate fHopMal1 chromosome 3, fHopMal1.hap1, whole genome shotgun sequence genome:
- the setd5 gene encoding histone-lysine N-methyltransferase SETD5 isoform X2, protein MSIAIALGVTTPETPYTDMAAGSDPESVEASPAVNEKTYSNHSCGSAQNHGYRGLPYADHNYGAPPPPTPPASPLSQTIIPRLELNGSLGRPRSRFHTNDPDNSADSESSSEEEEGVVPSGWCQCRLMSDGYLIKCESCRGLDRRKGLDGPRRKADNVSVGESSATESGDEEVSAATVSYTATQHTPTSITLTVNRVKRSKAKKRKKSTEKTRATPKAKKVKAFREGSRKSLRMKNSTSEASVLDENTAEGWETRIRQWTDQYEEALANQYSADVQTLLQLHHSANKNSPSPPALTMDTINRTELACNNTVLSSQMQLQLGRVTRVQKHRKILRAARDLEPDTLIIEYRGKVMLKQQFEVNGHFFKKPYPFVLFYSKFNEVEMCVDARTFGNDARFIRRSCTPNAEVRHMIAEGMIHLCIYAVTQISKDSEVTIGFDYEFNSCNYKVDCACHKGNQNCPVQKHNQSPSESMLPPPQHALPTLPGAETRRRRARRRELEGCGVIGSVSDDSNLLLDEHGETQGASDAEEGFIDGMKHEEVDETGALISSRRSREDRKAEAIMHVFENLERRRKRVSQGMERGGLDDTKQEGMEPDESGASSPLLANPGPNAGMTGGVSTRRTSFISDQAATSVESEKATSAPHVAPKAPPARSTKPRPKSRISRYRSGSAQRARKQRQALLAQQAAEAGAAGGEEGGSAAGLGDLGLGDGALGPGQLQDGDGYGATSAVLGSKASVRYPKTKKYLVTEWLNDKVPERVEEPVERPLRITTDPTVLATTLNMLPGLSHSPLICTTPKHYIRFGSPFNPERRRRPLTVDPAYGSCKKRWIKQAQDENMSSISMEDGTESNCSHQSNSSSTNSLTSRPELTAPFKKRKSKYAPETVAPPLDLLMRPLSPITPPLPSEPSMSSMHPLLSCSLYLGAEEERQNGAMLPYSPLPSLSPSRCNTPLQFENISSPETSPVHRPESLSPEPCLRPDFDTPRIATFPELSMTSSLGSPVPVSDDFPLAVQDTLGSCGGGRSLTPAPVSNACDASLGSRTNEAQTREQVFRTEFNLIYTCSPLNANLTTGPVTDRRHSQSEGSFSPAESYFSTVSGQGLHAETGSGSLSPFPEPHFGGGYPDSGTPPHASNPPQKKKVSLLEYRKRKQGARDHDPGGTMCTRPSTLCPSVESPGGSRSLMQPTASPHSSFSSPAHQAFPQIEEVSPPDLSSNTGSNPQSSGPRAPDSSQWMVPTSVERLREGQGVLERVLRGNLKMERVLKRPEGGTSEHSNSRDKDMDGLEVDRYELQNSTLTSPMRSPQSYSPSVHPHQVPPHLSESHQHLESPIYHQQSSSPFRPSFTTSSSPSSSSVVQGYPTTRLGTPTPLPQDALSSAPLTSSADSRQTGGALHHHSSGGGSVDMAHLYSGSHLKASLLNSTLSGSVNMTSRNQGHPKTDSSPLPSHGSRLVQSATVRSSPGQAVLQASSRLLSASGAQHYPQRHLQQPPMQGSGVRTQSGTY, encoded by the exons ATGAGCATAGCAATCGCACTGGGAGTCACCACACCTGAGACACCTTACACAGACATGGCCGCCGGATCGGA TCCTGAGTCAGTGGAAGCGAGCCCTGCAGTGAATGAGAAGACTTACTCTAATCACAGCTGTGGGAGCGCACAGAATCATGGCTACCGCGGCCTCCCCTATGCT GATCATAACTATGGAGCGCCGCCCCCTCCCACCCCTCCTGCCTCCCCGCTCTCTCAGACCATCATCCCCCGTCTGGAACTCAATGGCTCTCTGGGCCGCCCCAGATCCCGTTTTCACACCAATGACCCCGACAACTCTGCCGATAGCGAAAGCTCCTCTGAGGAGGAAGAGGGCGTTGTGCCGTCTGGTTGGTGCCAGTGCCGGCTCATGTCAGATGGCTACCTCATCAAATGTGAGAGCTGCAG GGGTCTGGACAGGAGGAAAGGGTTGGATGGACCACGCCGGAAAGCAGACAATGTGTCAG TAGGTGAAAGCAGCGCTACAGAAAGTGGGGATGAGGAGGTGTCAGCAGCCACAGTGTCATATACAGCcacccaacacacacccaccaGCATCACCCTCACCGTCAACCGAGTCAAACGCAGCAAAGCCAAGAAACGGAAGAAAAGTACAGAAAAAACACGAGCCACCCCTAAAGCAAAGAAGGTTAAG GCCTTTAGAGAGGGTTCCAGAAAATCCCTGAGAATGAAG AACTCCACCAGTGAGGCCAGTGTGTTGGATGAAAACACAGCTGAAGGTTGGGAGACGCGTATCAGACAGTGGACAGACCAATATGAGGAAGCCCTAGCAAACCAGTACAGTGCTGATGTTCAAACTCTCCTCCAACTCCACCACTCAGCAAACAAAAACTCACCAAGCCCACCAGCACTCACCATGGACACAATCAATCGTACTGAGCTGGCCTGTAACAACACTGTTCTCAGCTCTCAGATGCAG TTACAGCTGGGCCGTGTAACTCGCGTGCAAAAGCACCGGAAGATCTTGCGAGCAGCACGTGACTTGGAGCCTGATACACTGATCATCGAGTACAGAGGCAAAGTCATGCTTAAACAACAATTTGAGGTCAACGGCCACTTTTTCAAAAA GCCCTACCCATTTGTCCTGTTCTACTCAAAGTTTAATGAGGTGGAAATGTGTGTGGATGCTCGAACCTTTGGAAACGATGCTCGCTTCATTAGGAGATCCTGTACTCCCAATGCTGAG GTACGGCATATGATTGCAGAAGGGATGATTCACCTATGTATCTATGCGGTTACTCAAATCTCGAAGGACTCCGAAGTTACAATTGGGTTTGACTACGAGTTCAACAGCTG TAACTATAAGGTGGATTGTGCATGTCATAAAGGCAATCAGAACTGCCCAGTGCAAAAGCATAATCAGAGTCCGTCAGAGTCTATGCTGCCCCCACCACAGCACGCCCTGCCAACCCTGCCAGGAGCAGAAACCCGCAGGAGACGGGCCAGACGAAGAGAATTGGAAGGGTGTGGGGTCATTGGGAGTGTGTCTGATGACAGCAACTTGCTTCTGGATGAACATGGTGAAACACAGGGAGCCAGTGATGCAGAG GAGGGTTTTATTGACGGAATGAAGCATGAGGAGGTGGACGAAACTGGAGCCCTCATATCAAGCAGACGG TCACGAGAGGACCGGAAGGCTGAGGCCATCATGCATGTGTTTGAAAATTTGGAAAGGAGAAGAAAGCGTGTTTCCCAGGGCATGGAGCGTGGTGGGCTTGATGACACCAAACAGGAAGGGATGGAGCCCGATGAGAGTGGGGCTTCCTCTCCTTTACTGGCCAACCCTGGACCAAACGCAGGAATGACAGGAGGAGTTAGCACACGACGGACATCTTTCATTTCA GACCAAGCAGCCACATCAGTGGAGTCAGAAAAGGCCACTTCTGCACCTCATGTTGCCCCTAAAGCTCCCCCAGCTCGCTCCACCAAACCACGGCCAAAAAGCCGTATCTCACGCTATCGCTCAGGCTCAGCACAGCGAGCACGGAAGCAGCGACAAGCTCTGCTGGCTCAGCAGGCAGCAGAGGCCGGTGCAGCTGGAGGAGAAGAGGGCGGCAGTGCAGCTGGCCTGGGGGATCTGGGTCTGGGGGATGGGGCTTTGGGGCCTGGGCAACTGCAGGATGGAGATGGCTATGGAGCAACATCTGCAGTACTGGGCAGCAAAGCCAGTGTGAGATACCCCAAAACCAAAAAG TATCTAGTGACTGAGTGGCTGAATGATAAGGTTCCAGAGCGTGTGGAGGAGCCTGTGGAACGTCCGCTGCGTATTACAACTGACCCAACTGTTCTGGCCACAACGCTGAACATGCTGCCAGGCCTCTCGCACTCCCCCCTCATTTGTACCACCCCCAAACACTACATCCGCTTTGGCTCGCCCTTCAACCCAGAGAGACGTCGCCGTCCACTTACAGTCGACCCTGCCTATGGCTCATGCAAGAAG AGATGGATAAAGCAGGCACAGGATGAGAACATGTCATCCATTTCTATGGAGGATGGAACTGAGTCCAACTGTTCACACCAaagtaacagcagcagcacaaacTCCCTTACATCCAGACCTG AACTGACAGCGCCTTTTAAAAAGCGGAAGTCAAAGTATGCACCCGAAACAGTGGCTCCACCTCTCGATCTTTTGATGCGACCATTGTCACCCATCACGCCGCCACTGCCCTCTGAACCCTCCATGAGCTCAATGCACCCACTCCTCTCCTGTTCATTGTATTTAGGAGCTGAGGAAGAGAGGCAGAATGGTGCTATGCTACCCTACTCCCCACTTCCATCTCTTTCCCCCAGCCGCTGCAACACACCTTTGCAGTTTGAG AACATCTCATCTCCTGAGACGTCTCCTGTACACAGAccagagtctctctctccagaG CCTTGTTTGCGGCCTGATTTTGATACTCCACGGATTGCCACTTTCCCTGAACTTTCCATGACTTCCAGCCTTGGCAGTCCTGTGCCTGTGTCTGACGACTTCCCCCTGGCTGTCCAAGACACGCTGGGTTCCTGTGGAGGTGGGAGATCTCTCACTCCAGCGCCAGTATCCAATGCCTGCGATGCTTCCCTGGGCTCACGCACAAATGAGGCTCAAACACGAGAACAGGTCTTTAGGACAGAGTTCAACCTCATCTACACCTGCTCTCCCCTCAATGCCAACCTGACCACTGGCCCTGTGACTGACCGGCGCCACTCCCAATCAGAAGGCAGCTTCTCTCCTGCTGAGTCTTACTTCAGCACTGTGAGTGGCCAGGGTTTACATGCTGAGACAGGCTCTGGTTCTCTCTCGCCCTTTCCAGAGCCTCATTTTGGGGGTGGCTACCCAGACAGTGGAACACCACCTCATGCCAGCAACCCACCACAGAAAAAGAAG GTCTCTTTACTGGAGTACAGAAAGAGGAAGCAGGGGGCAAGGGACCATGACCCTGGAGGCACTATGTGTACCCGTCCCAGCACTCTCTGCCCCAGTGTTGAGTCCCCTGGTGGGTCCCGCTCACTGATGCAGCCTACTGCGTCCCCACACAGTTCTTTCTCGTCTCCAGCCCACCAGGCCTTCCCACAGATAGAGGAAGTCAGTCCCCCAGACCTCAGCTCCAACACAGGGAGCAATCCTCAATCCTCCGGCCCCCGTGCGCCAGACTCTAGCCAGTG GATGGTGCCAACATCTGTAGAAAGGCTGAGAGAGGGACAGGGTGTTTTAGAGCGGGTTCTTAGGGGCAATCTGAAGATGGAGCGAGTCCTTAAAAGGCCAGAGGGTGGAACGAGTGAACATAGTAACAGCCGAGACAAGGATATGG ATGGGCTGGAAGTGGACAGATATGAACTTCAGAATTCAACTTTGACTTCCCCAATGAGGAGTCCTCAGAGTTACAGCCCATCTGTCCATCCACATCAG GTGCCACCTCACTTGTCAGAATCCCATCAACATCTGGAAAGCCCCATCTACCACCAGCAGAGCTCCTCCCCTTTCCGTCCTTCTTTTACCACCTCCTCTTCACCCTCCTCTTCGTCAGTGGTTCAGGGCTATCCCACAACACGTCTCGGCACGCCAACTCCTCTACCCCAGGATGCACTCTCCTCAGCACCCCTAACATCTTCAGCAGACTCCAGACAGACAGGGGGTGCCCTGCACCATCACAGCAGTGGAGGAGGTTCTGTTGACATGGCTCACCTCTACTCTGGCAGCCATCTCAAAGCCAGTCTGTTGAACAGCACTCTATCAGGTTCTGTTAATATGACCTCCAGAAACCAGGGACACCCCAAAACAGACAGCAGCCCTTTGCCTTCACACGGATCCAGACTAGTCCAGTCTGCTACTGTGCGGAGCAGTCCAGGGCAGGCGGTGCTGCAGGCCAGTTCCAGGCTTCTTTCTGCCTCAGGAGCACAGCACTACCCACAGCGTCATTTACAACAGCCCCCTATGCAGGGTTCAGGAGTACGGACACAGTCTGGGACCTATTAG